A DNA window from Drosophila sechellia strain sech25 chromosome X, ASM438219v1, whole genome shotgun sequence contains the following coding sequences:
- the LOC6615241 gene encoding basic salivary proline-rich protein 1 yields the protein MRVFFLVVLLALVALAAAQGRRPPGPPQGGLGPLQGPGGLRPPQGPPQGPPQGPPQGLPQGPPQGDNSSSSEDSSSQESSNESSSEASASIAESSM from the coding sequence ATGCGTGTATTCTTCCTCGTCGTTCTGCTCGCCTTGGTGGCTCTGGCTGCTGCCCAAGGACGTCGTCCTCCAGGACCTCCGCAGGGAGGTCTGGGACCACTTCAGGGCCCTGGAGGACTCCGCCCGCCGCAGGGACCACCCCAGGGACCTCCTCAGGGACCTCCTCAGGGACTCCCGCAAGGACCTCCCCAAGGTGACAACTCATCCTCCTCCGAGGACTCTTCCTCCCAGGAGAGCTCCAACGAGTCCTCCAGTGAGGCGTCTGCCTCGATCGCCGAGTCCTCCATGTAA